GTCGCATGCGCAAGTGCTGCCTTTTGAACCCGCTTCAAGAAACCGGACGCCACAGGGGCCAGACAACCAAAGGTATCGAACGCAAAAGGAAGGAAGGCATGTTGATTATCTATGCAGGCCTGCTCGTGCTTGGATATTTTCCCCGCCTCAGCCTTCCGCGTCGCTTGCCCTGAAACAAAACCACTGCCCCTGAAACCGGCAAGAGGCGACACCCCCGTGAGATCAATGCAAGCATGCTTACCCCCGGACCATCCAAAAACCAGCACATCGGCTGGTCGAAGGGAAGACCTCCCCTCCTTCGGGTCCGTTAGGAAATTAACCGGAGCCTCTTTTTAGCAGCGATACTAGCTCGCTTGAGAACGTCAAACAACACATCTCTAACCAGATCGTGTCTGTACTTGAAGCCAGGAAGCTCTTTGCAGTGAAGGGCATGTTCCCCGAAGCTATCAAGACACACCTTCCGACAAACAGGGCACGGTTCATCCTCAGGGTACAATGTATCATCAATCGATATTTGAGGACAGACTGATATTCTACTGTGGACATACATTGCCCCAAGCCCTCGATCGGGATAACAGTAAGGAAATCTTGAGCGTGGGGGGCTCGTAAACAATCAAAAACAGCTTTTTGCCGAGGGGATAACCCGAAAACACCATTGATTTCCTTCACGGTTTTACCATAAAAAGCACTCGCCAAAATGGTTTGAGGTTCACTGGGGGCGGTGTCTTTATTAGCAAAACCGCCAAGGTCAACATCAGGAAGAACGGCTTGTAAACCATCCAACGCAGCCCTAAAGTCCGAATCCAAATCACCCATACAACAAGCTCACAGAATATGATCTTGAAGTTCCAAAGATTGCACTCTGGAGGCCACGAAGGCAAAAGACGAGACATCCCCCGCCGATAGTAATCCAAGCCCACCCTCTTTGATTGGAAAGGAAGCCAATCGCCATTGCAAGTCCCCAAAGAACGCCCCCTCGCCAACCACAATATCATCAATGGCTTGTCGAAGTCCTTCATCAAACAAAGTAACAGCCGCTCCAACATAAGATGGTTGGCATGTGCGGAGACCAAAGATAATCTTGGCAACTCCCATGCACGAACGCAGTAAAAGGAGTTCACATTGTGGGTTCTTAAGTTGTGGGAGTACCCTCATGAGATCGACAGCCCGGGAGGCCCTCTTAACAGCCAGGTCACTGATGAAGTCCCGATCACGGCTGACAGCACCCCCCAATAACTTGACTCCCAGCTTAGGCCTCCCAATATCCTCTGGGAATAACCCCGCAGCAAACGTCTCCCCATTGCATGATGGCCAGAACAATTCAGTCTTCCGAACATTTAGTTGGAGCCCCAAAGAAGGGCCTTCCCTTGAGATAACTTCTAAAGCCTTAGCCACTTCACGAACAGGACCAATAATCGTACCATCATCAAGGTACCAAGCATGAAAAAGCAGGCGACACTGCTCTTGGACCCTGGTAATGAGGGGGTGTAAAGCCAGAGCAAACAGTAAAGGTCCTAGCGGATCCCCCTGCTGAACCCCGGTGGTAGACCAAATGCAGTTATCCCCTACGTAAAGCCCAGCAGGTTGACCATACAAAAAATTCACCCATGGGGATAGGGACGGACAAACTCGATGCACCTCCTTTAACATTGCCGTCCTATCCACCAGGTTAAACGCATTAGAAAAGTCAATGGTCAGCATGACCAACGAACCATCTGCATGATAGCAATCAAGAAACCTATTTGCACTATGGAGAACCGCTTCTGCCCCATTGGGGATTCCAACCCCAAATTGGAAGTCCCTCAAGTAGTTAACCATATCTTCCCTAAGACGGCGCATTGCCACCttatatgataataggacccAAAAAATtcatccatcctattaaatagttttttaggacactggtttagtagagtatattataaaagaaccccaaaagttcattagtcctattaaatagtttttaggACCCTCTTTAACAAGCGTCCTacagaaaaggtcctaaaaagccatttttgttgtagtgataaaatagaaaacttttttttataaaactttactaaaacaattaatattttataaatgtttctaaaaaaaaccaccctttatatacgttgcgtataggtttatacgcagcgtatataaagagTCAAAAAGAAAATTATACCTCTGGTTTGGGCTATGTATTGCCCCCAATCCAGGggtaaaatggtttttttttaccaaacttgcCCCATATATACGCTACATACATGGCGGCGCATAAtaaaaatgaccattttacccctgcaTTGGGGGCTATACGCAACCCAAACATGGGGTAAAGTtgtctttttgaccctttatatacgctgcgtataggcctatacacaACATATATAAAGGGTAGTTTTTTTAACCCCAAACCTGTGGTAAAATTCTCTTTTTAACCCATTATATACGCCGAGAATAGgactatacgcagcgtatataaagggtgtATTGTTTTAGAAAAcaattttattcattatttatcGTTTTAGCAAAGTTCTA
Above is a window of Helianthus annuus cultivar XRQ/B chromosome 14, HanXRQr2.0-SUNRISE, whole genome shotgun sequence DNA encoding:
- the LOC110907233 gene encoding uncharacterized protein LOC110907233; the encoded protein is MRRLREDMVNYLRDFQFGVGIPNGAEAVLHSANRFLDCYHADGSLVMLTIDFSNAFNLVDRTAMLKEVHRVCPSLSPWVNFLYGQPAGLYVGDNCIWSTTGVQQGDPLGPLLFALALHPLITRVQEQCRLLFHAWYLDDGTIIGPVREVAKALEVISREGPSLGLQLNVRKTELFWPSCNGETFAAGLFPEDIGRPKLGVKLLGGAVSRDRDFISDLAVKRASRAVDLMRVLPQLKNPQCELLLLRSCMGVAKIIFGLRTCQPSYVGAAVTLFDEGLRQAIDDIVVGEGAFFGDLQWRLASFPIKEGGLGLLSAGDVSSFAFVASRVQSLELQDHIL